Part of the Candidatus Diapherotrites archaeon genome is shown below.
AAAACAAAGAACTGGAAAAAGCCTTAAAAAACAAGATTTCAGAAATCCTTGAAAACCCGCAGAGATTCAAGCCACTAAAATATAATCTTGCAGGCCAGCACAGAGTTCACATCCTTAAAAGCTTTGTTTTAACTTATGAAATCAATGAAAATTTAAAAACAGTAAAAATGCTTATTTTTGACCATCACGACAATATAT
Proteins encoded:
- a CDS encoding type II toxin-antitoxin system RelE/ParE family toxin — translated: MAYSLESEPSCKKAIKKACKKNKELEKALKNKISEILENPQRFKPLKYNLAGQHRVHILKSFVLTYEINENLKTVKMLIFDHHDNIYEK